A genomic region of Petrotoga sibirica DSM 13575 contains the following coding sequences:
- the hutI gene encoding imidazolonepropionase: protein METNMSEKATLVIKNISNLITMKGPNRPRKKEEMSEIGLIKNGIIAASKDKIIYVGSGDLPKDIEISQDAKIINAQGKTVTPGLIDPHTHLVHGGSREYELFKKLKGESYLDILSSGGGIYDTVESTKKTSFEELLKKAEKSLNRMLSYGVTTVEAKSGYGLDDFDTELKQLEVIRELNRIHPVDLVPTFLGAHAVPKKYEGNVDKFVDILIREMIPYVAEKDLAKFCDIFCEKGVFLVDQSRKILSAAKEHGLFLKIHADEIEPLGGAELAAELGCISADHLVGASDEGLKKMAKSNVIATLLPTTTFFLQSEKYANARKMIDLGIPIALSTDYNPGSSPTENLQLVMTFGALKLHMNPKEIITSVTINAACALKLEDKIGSLEVGKKADITIFDVPNIEYLIYHFGVNHTQTVIKNGEVYDIAAVS from the coding sequence ATGTCAGAAATTGGCTTGATTAAAAATGGCATCATTGCTGCTTCAAAAGATAAGATTATCTATGTTGGAAGTGGTGACTTGCCAAAAGACATAGAAATATCTCAAGATGCAAAAATTATAAACGCCCAAGGAAAGACTGTAACGCCTGGTTTGATAGATCCTCACACTCATTTGGTTCATGGAGGCTCAAGGGAATACGAATTATTTAAGAAATTAAAAGGTGAAAGTTATTTAGATATTTTAAGTTCTGGAGGAGGAATATACGACACCGTAGAATCAACAAAAAAAACGTCTTTTGAAGAATTACTTAAAAAGGCAGAAAAAAGTTTAAATAGAATGTTGTCTTATGGAGTAACAACCGTTGAAGCAAAAAGCGGATACGGACTCGATGACTTTGACACTGAGTTGAAACAGCTTGAAGTCATAAGAGAACTCAATAGAATCCATCCGGTAGATTTGGTCCCAACCTTTTTGGGAGCCCATGCCGTACCTAAAAAGTACGAAGGCAACGTCGATAAATTCGTAGATATACTTATAAGAGAAATGATCCCGTATGTGGCAGAAAAAGATTTAGCTAAATTTTGTGATATATTCTGTGAAAAAGGAGTTTTCTTAGTTGATCAATCCAGGAAAATACTCTCTGCTGCAAAAGAACACGGCCTATTTCTCAAAATTCATGCAGATGAAATAGAACCTTTAGGAGGTGCCGAATTAGCTGCTGAGTTAGGTTGTATTTCAGCTGATCATTTGGTTGGTGCAAGTGATGAAGGTTTGAAAAAAATGGCCAAGAGCAATGTTATAGCCACGCTACTTCCTACGACAACCTTCTTTTTGCAAAGTGAGAAGTATGCAAACGCTAGAAAGATGATTGATCTTGGTATACCAATCGCATTATCGACAGATTATAACCCAGGAAGTTCGCCTACAGAAAATTTACAATTGGTTATGACGTTTGGGGCACTAAAATTACATATGAATCCAAAGGAAATAATTACATCGGTCACTATTAATGCCGCTTGCGCGTTGAAATTAGAGGATAAAATCGGAAGTTTAGAAGTAGGTAAAAAAGCTGATATAACAATTTTCGATGTCCCAAATATAGAATACCTAATATATCACTTCGGAGTAAACCACACTCAAACTGTTATAAAAAATGGAGAAGTGTATGATATAGCCGCGGTCTCTTGA